From the genome of Desulfatiglans sp., one region includes:
- a CDS encoding GTPase/DUF3482 domain-containing protein, with product MKDIPQFAVIGRVNKGKSSIVSALAEDDAVVIDSGAGTTIKCQEFPVMVDGRSIIILIDTPGFQQAPRALAWMKERETSAASRRDVVNDFYNTFKDTEDFVDECRLLMPILDGAGILYVVDGAKPFRRNFEAEMEILRWTGQPRMALINHIGSDDYTRTWRPALDQYFSVVRQFNAQKVRFSDRLELFQAFRELNEAWRPGVDEAIKYLNSEWKRRERESAHIIADMLADELTYHIEIGLDRHEHIEDKRPGLESKFHDWLRKRERKSRQAIEQLYRHNSLEREETDLDKPVFQEDLFAESTWEMLGLTSKQLLTLGAITGAAIGGTLDAAVGGSSLFSGAIGGAIIGAGSVAYFSTRRFASLEHVSRFFRGGRVVRVGPHKNQNFPWVLLDRALLHYFTIRDYAHSRREKIIIDNPDDTGISKGLEQGRRRELSGIFTRLRKNPDNINGADIKRLEDILLEIICYRQYT from the coding sequence ATGAAAGATATCCCGCAATTTGCAGTTATCGGAAGGGTAAACAAGGGAAAGTCAAGCATCGTAAGTGCGCTGGCCGAGGATGATGCTGTCGTTATTGACAGCGGTGCAGGCACCACCATTAAATGCCAGGAGTTCCCTGTGATGGTGGATGGAAGGAGCATCATCATACTGATTGACACACCCGGATTTCAGCAGGCCCCAAGGGCCCTTGCCTGGATGAAGGAGCGTGAGACATCTGCCGCGAGCCGGCGTGATGTGGTCAATGATTTTTATAATACCTTTAAAGATACAGAGGATTTTGTAGATGAGTGCAGGCTCCTTATGCCCATCCTGGATGGCGCAGGTATCCTTTATGTAGTGGATGGGGCAAAACCATTCAGGCGCAATTTTGAGGCGGAAATGGAGATCCTGAGATGGACAGGCCAGCCCCGCATGGCGCTTATAAATCATATAGGTAGCGATGACTATACCAGAACCTGGAGACCTGCCCTTGATCAGTATTTCAGCGTTGTGCGGCAGTTCAATGCCCAGAAGGTAAGATTTAGTGACAGGCTTGAGCTGTTTCAGGCCTTTCGTGAACTCAATGAGGCATGGCGGCCTGGCGTGGATGAGGCCATTAAATACCTTAACAGCGAATGGAAGCGGCGGGAACGTGAGAGTGCCCATATAATAGCTGATATGCTTGCAGATGAACTTACATATCACATTGAGATTGGTCTAGACAGGCATGAGCATATTGAAGACAAAAGGCCGGGCCTTGAATCAAAATTCCATGACTGGCTCCGTAAAAGGGAAAGGAAATCGCGGCAGGCCATTGAACAGCTGTACCGGCATAATAGCCTTGAAAGGGAAGAGACTGACCTCGATAAACCTGTTTTTCAGGAGGACCTTTTTGCCGAATCCACCTGGGAGATGCTGGGACTTACATCAAAACAGCTCCTCACCCTGGGGGCCATTACAGGCGCTGCCATTGGCGGCACACTTGATGCAGCGGTTGGCGGATCATCATTATTTTCCGGGGCTATCGGCGGGGCCATTATAGGCGCAGGGTCTGTCGCCTATTTTTCAACCAGAAGATTTGCCTCCCTAGAGCATGTGAGCAGATTCTTCAGGGGTGGCAGGGTTGTAAGGGTGGGGCCACACAAGAACCAGAATTTTCCATGGGTACTGCTTGATCGTGCCCTGCTTCATTATTTTACAATCCGCGATTATGCCCACAGCCGCAGGGAGAAGATCATTATTGATAATCCTGACGACACAGGCATATCAAAGGGTCTTGAGCAGGGCAGGCGCAGGGAACTTTCCGGGATATTCACTAGGCTCAGAAAAAACCCTGACAATATCAATGGTGCTGATATAAAAAGGCTTGAAGATATACTGCTTGAGATCATTTGTTATAGGCAATACACCTGA
- a CDS encoding type II toxin-antitoxin system VapC family toxin, producing the protein MSTRLKYLLDTNIISELVRNPNGILKEKIAEVGEESLCTSIIVTGELRFGAEKKGSERLRYQLEAILSTLVILPFEEPADKQYATLRSKLEKSGTLIGPNDMLIAAHAISLGLIIITANFREFSQVQGLGVENWLD; encoded by the coding sequence ATGAGTACGAGGTTAAAGTACCTTCTCGATACAAATATAATTTCTGAACTCGTGCGCAATCCAAATGGCATATTGAAAGAAAAAATAGCCGAAGTTGGAGAGGAATCACTTTGTACAAGCATAATAGTTACAGGAGAGCTACGCTTTGGGGCAGAAAAAAAGGGGTCGGAGCGGCTCAGGTATCAGTTAGAGGCCATTCTTTCGACACTTGTGATACTGCCTTTTGAAGAGCCTGCGGACAAACAATATGCGACATTACGTTCAAAACTCGAAAAGTCCGGCACCCTGATTGGTCCAAATGATATGCTGATTGCTGCCCATGCTATTTCACTTGGGCTTATTATTATAACTGCAAATTTCAGAGAGTTCAGCCAGGTCCAGGGGCTGGGAGTGGAAAACTGGCTTGATTAA
- a CDS encoding killer suppression protein, with protein sequence MLIYFKSNKLQKICSKRNEAVKKLGSKMADKLQQRMMELSAADCLADVSTLRPTRCHPLKGNRSGQFSVDLDQPYRLIFIPAIDVILEKDGIGLDLSQIDAIEIIDILDTH encoded by the coding sequence ATGTTAATATATTTTAAATCAAATAAGTTGCAAAAAATCTGTAGTAAACGGAATGAGGCTGTTAAGAAACTGGGCTCAAAAATGGCTGATAAACTACAGCAACGTATGATGGAATTGAGTGCAGCGGATTGCCTGGCTGATGTATCCACATTAAGACCAACCCGATGTCATCCATTAAAAGGCAACCGCTCCGGGCAGTTCTCAGTTGATCTTGATCAGCCATATCGTTTAATTTTCATCCCGGCAATTGATGTGATACTAGAAAAAGATGGCATTGGACTGGATTTATCACAGATTGATGCAATTGAAATAATAGATATTTTAGACACCCATTAA
- a CDS encoding ParA family protein yields MRIIAIANQKGGCGKTTTAINLSSSLALKGQRVLLIDFDPQAHATMGLNVIPSDVEKCIYDVITPSQGGEVLLDEILIPIKDNFDLAPSNITLSLVEQELAGLKGREDRLHDAIKGLIAEYDYVIIDCPPSIGHLCFNALRAADEVVIPIDMSLFSLRGVAKLTEIILMLNEKLDSEIRSRALITMFDARTRYSETVLEKVKAEFGKHLFETVIRYNIRLRESVDFGQPVGDYDRHAIGHIDYENLANELIRSDAADACQGVKSAGSAYDILQKTEDFIGTGYRRSTDEYGYAEKDNTAYYSPESSYSEMIEAIATSNSGYSFSDPDDNY; encoded by the coding sequence ATGAGGATTATTGCCATCGCAAACCAAAAAGGGGGTTGTGGCAAAACCACAACTGCTATAAATCTTTCATCTTCTTTAGCGCTAAAAGGACAGAGGGTACTTCTGATTGATTTTGACCCTCAGGCCCATGCAACCATGGGACTGAATGTGATACCTTCTGATGTTGAAAAATGCATCTATGACGTGATAACCCCCTCACAGGGTGGGGAGGTTTTGCTGGATGAAATTTTGATTCCGATCAAGGATAACTTTGATCTTGCCCCTTCAAATATTACACTGAGTCTTGTTGAACAGGAGCTTGCCGGCCTTAAAGGAAGAGAAGATCGCCTTCATGATGCCATCAAGGGTCTTATCGCTGAATATGATTATGTTATTATCGATTGTCCGCCAAGCATCGGCCATCTTTGCTTCAATGCCCTTCGCGCAGCGGATGAAGTGGTTATTCCCATTGATATGAGCCTCTTCTCACTCCGGGGGGTCGCTAAACTGACTGAGATAATTTTGATGCTAAATGAAAAGCTTGATAGCGAAATAAGGTCTCGTGCGTTGATCACCATGTTTGATGCCCGGACACGTTACTCTGAGACTGTTCTGGAAAAGGTAAAGGCAGAATTTGGAAAACATCTATTTGAAACGGTTATACGTTACAATATCCGATTGAGGGAGTCTGTTGATTTTGGCCAGCCTGTGGGTGATTATGACAGGCATGCCATTGGACATATAGATTATGAAAACCTGGCTAACGAATTGATTCGCTCAGATGCAGCGGATGCCTGTCAGGGTGTAAAATCAGCGGGCTCAGCATACGACATTCTACAGAAGACAGAAGACTTCATAGGGACAGGTTACAGAAGGTCTACGGATGAGTATGGATACGCTGAAAAGGATAACACAGCTTATTATTCTCCTGAATCAAGTTATTCAGAAATGATTGAGGCCATTGCTACCAGTAATTCAGGATATTCTTTCTCTGACCCTGATGATAATTATTAG
- a CDS encoding MFS transporter, translated as MASRLKSENGFYGWVNLVVMFFFNIAFMMMMLSFALFLPSWVEEFSWSRGDMSLAQAVGMIISGLTAPLVGIYIMKKGVKTAIILGNIFSVAGLVLVSYQQYIWQLFVGYGVLIGLGMSIGGMLASMTVINNWFIVKRPMALSISMTSLGFGGVLFNPLLMRLIELIGWRNTYLVIAAASFLFCVILPALFLVNKPEDLGQLPDGPVALKAKRSNATQAVQTNLYKTPVDFTAKEALMTRTMWLLIGYVIVQFTAMQMMMSHQVTFLIDMDFSRTSAAFAGGFFGFMMGISQLGIGFLGLKIKMHTLAVVSIFFGIAGLAIILFANSMSIVILSNVLMGIGFGIQTIALGNLIPDYFGRTEFPKMMGYTMPFTIVFSAAGSPVAGYIRESTGSYIPAFQFAIAVLVLGLIFIFFAKPPLHPSLKRI; from the coding sequence ATGGCATCGAGACTCAAGAGCGAAAATGGTTTCTATGGGTGGGTTAACCTGGTGGTAATGTTTTTCTTTAACATTGCATTTATGATGATGATGCTCTCATTTGCACTGTTTCTCCCCTCCTGGGTAGAGGAGTTTTCCTGGAGCCGGGGTGATATGTCCCTGGCACAGGCTGTAGGTATGATAATTTCTGGCCTGACAGCACCCCTTGTAGGGATCTACATAATGAAGAAAGGGGTCAAAACGGCCATAATATTGGGAAACATTTTTTCAGTCGCAGGCCTTGTACTGGTCTCTTATCAGCAGTATATCTGGCAGCTCTTTGTCGGATATGGGGTGCTTATAGGCCTGGGCATGAGCATAGGCGGAATGCTCGCCTCCATGACTGTAATTAATAACTGGTTCATAGTTAAACGGCCCATGGCACTCAGCATTTCAATGACCTCTTTGGGTTTCGGAGGTGTCCTCTTCAACCCGCTCTTGATGAGGCTTATAGAATTAATAGGCTGGCGGAATACCTACCTTGTTATTGCTGCAGCATCTTTTTTGTTTTGTGTGATCCTGCCCGCGCTTTTTCTTGTTAATAAGCCGGAAGATCTGGGTCAGCTCCCGGACGGGCCTGTTGCCTTAAAGGCAAAAAGGTCTAACGCAACACAGGCGGTTCAGACAAATCTGTATAAGACTCCTGTTGATTTCACTGCAAAGGAGGCCCTTATGACGCGGACAATGTGGCTTTTAATAGGTTATGTTATTGTCCAATTTACCGCCATGCAAATGATGATGTCCCATCAGGTCACCTTTCTGATAGATATGGATTTTTCACGCACAAGCGCTGCATTTGCAGGGGGTTTTTTCGGGTTTATGATGGGTATCAGCCAGCTGGGTATAGGCTTTCTTGGCCTTAAGATCAAGATGCATACACTTGCTGTTGTATCGATCTTCTTCGGTATTGCAGGCCTGGCAATCATACTGTTTGCGAACTCAATGAGCATTGTGATTCTATCCAATGTCCTCATGGGGATAGGATTCGGGATACAGACCATAGCCTTAGGCAACCTTATTCCTGATTATTTTGGCAGAACGGAGTTTCCCAAAATGATGGGATACACCATGCCTTTTACCATCGTTTTTTCTGCTGCAGGGAGCCCTGTAGCAGGATATATCAGGGAATCAACCGGAAGTTACATCCCGGCTTTTCAGTTTGCCATTGCGGTGCTGGTGCTGGGATTGATCTTCATTTTTTTTGCGAAACCGCCCTTGCATCCTTCGCTTAAGAGAATATAG
- a CDS encoding DUF2868 domain-containing protein yields MKLSEIINIEYQLYRDAQSGMADVQERDRKIGMSFTGPIEDRAAMFRFWLKNLMDKEVFPGSWFDSILTFLRYLIFFFFLISGAFTCAGILAYDGSQPVNIVNFIAVFAGLNILLYLLFILNLLPGSYRKRIPLIGDFYRLAGFLLRRIIVAAGRRLYKNRTKSIRFVSGIFHRIESRHIIYKNIERWLLFSITQLGGFAFSLGAFISSIYLITFSDIAFAWNTTLDVSPQFFHRVIQIISAPWSIFNADIIPTLSLIESTRYFRLDGAYSGTQGNALTAGGWWHFLLCIIIFYGLIPRAILMTVSNIRLHLLTRKAPLLSAELDSLYRRLTSPVYLSQSVESMPIVKRNERAQSAVFDSKEINAQSCMVIVWGEAEMEDAQIKRIISSQFRWNTHDIVHAGGLDNLQDEELLNDFEKGAQTEPILFMAESWEAPGRAVKYFLKHLRTKIQKERRIIIGLINLDHEKRLIAPALADWQNWHEAVARLNDPFIVIEPVTEAQK; encoded by the coding sequence TTGAAACTATCCGAGATCATAAACATAGAATATCAGCTATACAGAGATGCACAATCCGGCATGGCTGATGTGCAGGAGAGGGACCGTAAAATCGGCATGAGTTTTACTGGCCCGATAGAAGACCGTGCTGCCATGTTTCGATTCTGGTTAAAAAACCTCATGGATAAGGAGGTCTTTCCCGGTTCATGGTTTGATTCCATATTAACATTTTTACGCTATTTAATATTTTTTTTCTTTCTCATATCAGGGGCATTTACCTGTGCGGGCATCCTCGCCTATGACGGGTCACAGCCTGTCAACATAGTAAACTTTATTGCTGTTTTTGCGGGCCTAAATATCCTGCTTTATCTCCTGTTTATTCTAAATCTGCTTCCGGGCAGCTATCGTAAAAGAATCCCGCTTATTGGAGATTTTTACAGGCTGGCAGGGTTCCTGTTACGCCGTATTATTGTAGCAGCAGGGAGGCGTTTATATAAAAACAGGACAAAATCCATTCGGTTCGTATCAGGTATCTTCCACCGGATAGAATCAAGACACATCATATATAAAAACATAGAGAGGTGGCTTCTCTTCAGTATAACTCAGCTTGGAGGTTTTGCCTTCAGCCTTGGAGCCTTTATATCATCTATCTATCTGATTACATTTTCTGATATCGCCTTTGCATGGAACACGACACTGGATGTTTCTCCGCAATTTTTTCACAGGGTTATTCAAATTATTTCTGCCCCATGGTCTATTTTCAATGCAGATATTATTCCTACATTGAGCCTGATTGAATCGACCCGCTATTTCCGTCTTGATGGCGCCTATTCCGGCACACAGGGTAATGCCCTGACCGCAGGGGGATGGTGGCACTTTCTGCTCTGCATCATCATCTTTTACGGCCTCATACCACGCGCCATCTTAATGACGGTTTCAAATATCAGGCTGCATCTTTTAACCAGAAAAGCCCCCTTGCTTTCAGCAGAACTGGATTCATTATATAGAAGACTCACCTCCCCTGTGTATCTCTCCCAATCTGTGGAGAGTATGCCCATTGTAAAAAGGAATGAAAGAGCACAATCAGCGGTATTTGATAGTAAGGAGATAAATGCCCAATCATGCATGGTTATTGTCTGGGGAGAGGCAGAAATGGAAGATGCTCAAATAAAAAGGATTATAAGTTCACAGTTTAGATGGAATACCCATGACATAGTTCACGCAGGTGGACTGGATAATCTTCAGGATGAAGAGCTTCTCAATGATTTTGAAAAGGGTGCACAAACAGAGCCGATCCTTTTTATGGCTGAATCATGGGAGGCACCGGGCAGGGCGGTCAAATATTTTCTGAAACACCTGAGGACAAAGATACAAAAAGAGAGAAGGATCATTATAGGGCTCATTAATCTTGACCATGAAAAAAGATTGATAGCCCCAGCTCTAGCAGACTGGCAGAACTGGCATGAGGCAGTAGCAAGGCTTAATGACCCTTTTATAGTTATTGAACCGGTAACAGAGGCCCAGAAATGA
- a CDS encoding FKBP-type peptidyl-prolyl cis-trans isomerase produces the protein MKTIMKTILCITLLAFTLSCEKAEQQPKTTALQTDKEKISYAIGVNMAQSISEIKDEIDLSMLQKGMTDKMQGNILLVSTEEAQPLLQSFSEKIMAREQEKSAKASQENLEAGKAFLEGNRTKEGVKTTESGLQFKVLKDGEGKSPKVSDRVRVHYEGTKLDGTVFDSSYKRGEPATFQADQVIKGWTEGLQLMKVGGKYRLFIPADLAYGVRGAGQEIGSNEVLQFDVELLDVLDNEPQEMKPEETHKTESK, from the coding sequence GTGAAAACAATAATGAAAACAATCCTGTGTATCACTCTGCTGGCATTTACCTTAAGCTGTGAGAAGGCAGAACAGCAGCCAAAGACAACAGCGCTCCAGACAGATAAAGAAAAAATAAGCTATGCGATCGGCGTGAACATGGCACAGTCTATAAGCGAGATTAAGGATGAAATCGATTTATCCATGCTGCAGAAGGGCATGACAGATAAAATGCAGGGGAATATACTTTTGGTATCAACAGAGGAGGCGCAACCCCTGCTCCAGTCATTTTCTGAAAAAATAATGGCCAGAGAGCAGGAGAAATCAGCAAAGGCCTCACAGGAAAATCTGGAGGCAGGAAAGGCCTTTCTTGAAGGTAACAGGACAAAGGAAGGTGTTAAAACAACTGAAAGCGGCCTGCAATTCAAGGTGCTTAAAGATGGGGAAGGAAAATCTCCAAAAGTATCTGATAGAGTCCGGGTTCATTATGAGGGAACAAAGCTTGACGGGACAGTGTTTGACAGCTCATATAAACGGGGAGAACCAGCCACCTTCCAGGCTGATCAGGTAATCAAGGGGTGGACAGAAGGGCTTCAACTGATGAAGGTTGGAGGCAAATACAGACTGTTCATTCCTGCTGATCTTGCTTATGGTGTGCGGGGCGCCGGCCAGGAGATAGGCTCAAATGAGGTTTTACAGTTTGATGTGGAACTGCTGGATGTCCTTGATAATGAGCCGCAGGAAATGAAACCGGAAGAGACTCATAAAACAGAGAGTAAATAA
- a CDS encoding AbrB/MazE/SpoVT family DNA-binding domain-containing protein — protein MNTLQQHVRLFRNGRNQAVRIPKEFEMDCDDAIIRKEGKRLILEPLKKKGLLTILEGLETLDETFPDVDKNLLPLDNIEL, from the coding sequence ATGAATACACTCCAGCAACATGTTCGATTATTTCGTAATGGGCGGAATCAGGCGGTCAGGATACCAAAGGAATTTGAAATGGACTGTGATGATGCAATTATCAGGAAGGAGGGTAAACGGCTTATTCTTGAACCCTTAAAAAAGAAAGGTTTACTAACCATTCTTGAGGGGTTGGAAACTCTTGATGAAACGTTTCCCGATGTTGATAAAAACCTGTTACCTCTTGATAATATAGAACTATGA
- a CDS encoding helix-turn-helix domain-containing protein produces the protein MKYGNQNIGQEILDGIKEIKRFKKGEISLSTHTLSEPSAAKAIRKRLKLSQSAFAGLMGVSPRTIQDWEQGRRSPQGPAKSLLRIAEQHPEVFLDIR, from the coding sequence ATGAAATATGGCAATCAAAATATAGGTCAGGAAATATTGGATGGGATAAAAGAGATTAAACGTTTTAAAAAAGGGGAAATCAGTCTGTCCACACATACGCTAAGTGAACCCTCTGCGGCAAAGGCTATCCGGAAAAGACTTAAACTGTCACAATCAGCTTTTGCGGGGTTAATGGGTGTAAGCCCACGAACTATACAGGATTGGGAGCAGGGAAGAAGATCACCTCAAGGCCCGGCAAAATCTCTTTTACGAATCGCGGAACAGCATCCTGAGGTATTCCTTGATATAAGGTAA
- a CDS encoding helix-turn-helix domain-containing protein: MSDRNIGQEILDGIKEIKRFKKGEISLSTYTLSEPSGAKTIRKRLKLSQSAFAGLMGVSPRTIQDWEQGRRSPQGPAKSLLRIAEQHPEIFLDIK, from the coding sequence ATGAGTGATCGTAATATAGGTCAGGAAATATTGGATGGGATAAAAGAGATTAAACGTTTTAAAAAAGGGGAAATCAGTCTGTCCACTTATACGCTAAGTGAACCCTCTGGGGCAAAGACTATCCGGAAAAGACTTAAACTGTCACAATCAGCTTTTGCGGGCTTAATGGGTGTAAGCCCACGAACAATACAGGATTGGGAGCAGGGAAGAAGATCACCTCAAGGTCCCGCAAAATCTCTTTTACGAATTGCAGAACAGCATCCTGAGATATTCCTTGATATAAAATAA
- a CDS encoding PilZ domain-containing protein: MENKSIQKIYLSDKNTALFECPKCHVSKESDVSKFKKLEVSIKLKVKCKCGNVYEVILERRKQFRKGTQLHGKFSYHPLSGENQNGIMTVVDISKGGLKFKMPLEPKFKKDEIIEVEFNLDNSGKTLINKQAFVRNVKGTIVNVEFCSFDPNDSGDKAIAFYLL; encoded by the coding sequence ATGGAAAATAAAAGCATACAGAAGATATATCTTTCAGATAAAAATACTGCACTCTTTGAATGCCCGAAGTGCCATGTATCAAAGGAGTCAGATGTTTCAAAATTTAAAAAGCTTGAGGTTTCTATCAAGTTAAAGGTCAAGTGCAAGTGCGGGAATGTTTATGAGGTAATACTGGAGAGAAGAAAACAATTCCGCAAAGGGACACAACTTCATGGGAAATTCAGCTATCATCCGCTTTCCGGAGAAAATCAAAATGGAATAATGACAGTTGTGGACATATCCAAAGGGGGGCTGAAATTCAAGATGCCTCTGGAACCAAAGTTTAAAAAGGATGAGATCATTGAGGTTGAATTCAACCTTGATAACTCCGGTAAGACCCTTATTAACAAACAGGCCTTTGTAAGAAATGTAAAGGGCACAATTGTTAATGTAGAATTCTGCTCCTTTGACCCCAACGATTCAGGAGACAAGGCCATCGCATTTTATCTTTTATGA
- a CDS encoding helix-turn-helix domain-containing protein, which translates to MLKSDEKLGFEPDYAVPPGITLKEVMESLDMTQKDLAVRTGVTVQTLNRIFKGEQPISYETSNKLEMATGVPSRMWNNLEAQYREQLAKLKELKQLESDLDWLNNIPIKELIQRNAIVSKGDKTQMLREILKFFGVSSLSAWHDIWSKPAVAARRSQCFETRPEAAATWIRLGEIQAQKIDCQEYNRKKFYSVLEKIKTFTIKKPEEFIPEMISMCAETGVAVSLVPEMKKVPWHGATKWLTSAKVMILLNLRGKAEDQFWFSFFHEAGHVLNDSKKDLYINDGKEDDPNEKKANTFAAEFLIPTEYNYEIERFRSKTDIIALADKLQISPGIVAGRYQRLTKKWSHFKDLIRSFQWESF; encoded by the coding sequence ATGTTGAAATCAGATGAAAAATTAGGGTTTGAACCTGATTATGCAGTTCCTCCGGGAATCACACTAAAAGAAGTTATGGAATCTCTGGATATGACACAAAAAGATCTGGCGGTTCGAACAGGCGTTACTGTTCAAACCTTAAACAGGATATTTAAGGGCGAACAGCCTATTTCATATGAAACCTCAAATAAACTCGAAATGGCGACAGGTGTGCCTTCCAGAATGTGGAATAATCTTGAAGCTCAGTATCGAGAGCAACTGGCAAAACTCAAAGAATTGAAGCAACTCGAATCCGATCTGGACTGGTTAAATAATATTCCGATAAAAGAGCTGATTCAGAGGAACGCGATTGTTTCTAAAGGTGACAAGACACAGATGTTGAGAGAAATACTCAAATTTTTTGGTGTCAGCAGTTTATCTGCATGGCATGACATCTGGTCTAAACCGGCAGTGGCTGCCAGACGCTCCCAGTGCTTTGAAACCCGCCCTGAAGCCGCTGCAACCTGGATAAGGCTGGGAGAAATTCAGGCACAGAAAATCGATTGTCAGGAATATAACAGAAAAAAATTCTATTCTGTCTTAGAAAAAATTAAAACGTTTACAATTAAAAAACCCGAAGAATTTATTCCTGAAATGATTTCTATGTGTGCAGAGACAGGAGTTGCAGTCTCCCTGGTTCCGGAAATGAAAAAGGTCCCCTGGCATGGCGCAACAAAATGGCTTACCTCTGCAAAGGTTATGATATTACTTAATCTCAGGGGAAAGGCAGAAGACCAGTTCTGGTTTTCTTTTTTTCATGAAGCAGGGCATGTTCTTAATGATAGTAAAAAGGACCTCTATATAAATGATGGCAAGGAAGACGATCCGAATGAGAAAAAAGCAAATACCTTTGCTGCGGAATTTCTAATACCAACTGAATACAATTATGAAATTGAACGCTTCAGATCAAAGACAGATATTATAGCACTGGCTGATAAACTCCAGATCTCGCCAGGCATCGTAGCCGGTCGATACCAGCGCCTTACAAAAAAATGGAGCCACTTTAAAGATCTTATAAGATCATTTCAATGGGAAAGTTTTTAA